A window of the Proteus terrae subsp. cibarius genome harbors these coding sequences:
- the rsxC gene encoding electron transport complex subunit RsxC, which produces MFNLFSLFKKDKIWDFKGGIHPPEMKLQSSRTPMRIAQLPDEVIIPIHQHLGVPGQLCVSVGEHVLKGQPLTKGVGRTLPVHASISGTVTAIEPFPSAHPSGLPEIAVRIQSDGKDEWREKSPIIDYQLESRDTLLNRIHEAGIAGLGGAGFPTASKLKGGGDLVKTLIINAAECEPYITADDRLMQEHADEVIAGCQVLIHLLSPDEVLIGIEDNKPEAIESLKHALSAVPYEKRIFIRVIPTKYPSGGAKQLTKILTGKEVPSGGRSSDIGVLMQNVGTVVAIKRAIIDDEPLIERVVTVTGNGAKTPGNFWARLGTPIYSLLKQAGFVAGSEQMVIMGGPLMGFTLPDLNAPVVKITNCLLIPSVEEMDTDNLEEACIRCGHCVDACPSGLLPQQLYWFSKGKEHEKAQQHNLFDCIECGACAYVCPSNIPLVQYYRQEKAEIREIDAEAKRAAEAKARFEAKKIRMEREKLEREARHQRAAVKLDDEDHSEVQSALSRVKAKQSIGKIISVKAGEEPDNAAAIAARKKRKEEVRAKQAAKLAQQKALEASSENIASESKDADPRKAAVAAALARVKAKKAQQATETASTVETPAQNVEVENADPRKAAAAIARAKAKKTQQAAETASTVEAPAQNVEVENVDPRKAAVAAAIARAKAKKAQQAAETASTVEAPAQNVEVENVDPRKAAVAAAIARVKAKKEAQQAQAETTIDKAPAQNAETEEVDPRKAAVAAAIARVKAKKEAQQAPAETIDEAPTQNVEVEEVDPRKAAVAAAIARVKAKKEAQQAQAETTIDKAPAQNAETEEVDPRKAAVAAAIARVKAKKEAQQAQAETTIDKAPAQNAETEEVDPRKAAVAAAIARVKAKKEAEQRRAKEEVTLD; this is translated from the coding sequence ATGTTTAATCTCTTTTCACTATTTAAAAAAGATAAAATCTGGGATTTTAAAGGCGGTATCCATCCTCCTGAAATGAAATTACAGTCAAGTCGTACACCAATGCGTATCGCGCAATTACCTGATGAAGTGATTATTCCTATTCATCAGCACTTAGGTGTACCGGGCCAACTGTGTGTCAGCGTAGGTGAACATGTTTTAAAAGGCCAACCATTAACAAAAGGAGTTGGTAGAACATTACCTGTTCATGCATCTATCTCTGGTACAGTTACAGCAATAGAACCGTTTCCAAGTGCTCATCCTTCTGGATTACCTGAAATTGCGGTAAGAATTCAATCAGATGGTAAAGATGAATGGCGAGAGAAATCCCCTATCATCGATTACCAACTAGAAAGTAGAGATACATTACTTAACCGTATCCATGAAGCAGGTATTGCAGGATTAGGGGGCGCGGGATTCCCAACTGCATCAAAATTAAAAGGTGGTGGTGACCTCGTTAAAACACTCATCATCAATGCGGCGGAGTGTGAACCTTATATCACAGCAGATGATCGCTTAATGCAAGAACATGCTGATGAAGTGATTGCTGGGTGTCAAGTCTTAATTCACCTTCTCTCTCCAGATGAAGTGTTAATTGGTATTGAAGATAATAAGCCTGAAGCCATTGAGTCATTAAAACACGCTTTAAGTGCTGTACCTTATGAGAAACGTATTTTCATTCGTGTCATCCCCACTAAATACCCATCAGGTGGTGCTAAACAACTTACTAAGATCTTAACCGGTAAAGAAGTCCCATCAGGAGGACGTTCGTCTGATATTGGCGTTTTGATGCAAAACGTAGGTACAGTTGTTGCCATCAAACGTGCCATTATTGACGACGAGCCATTAATTGAACGTGTAGTCACGGTCACAGGTAATGGCGCTAAAACACCGGGTAACTTTTGGGCTCGTTTAGGTACACCTATCTACTCATTACTAAAACAAGCTGGTTTTGTTGCTGGCTCTGAGCAGATGGTAATTATGGGTGGGCCATTAATGGGATTTACATTACCAGACTTAAATGCCCCTGTTGTTAAGATAACCAACTGCCTACTTATTCCTTCAGTCGAAGAGATGGATACAGATAACCTTGAAGAAGCCTGTATCCGTTGTGGTCATTGTGTTGATGCTTGTCCTAGTGGTTTATTACCTCAACAACTTTACTGGTTTAGTAAAGGTAAAGAGCATGAGAAAGCACAACAACATAATTTATTTGATTGTATTGAATGTGGTGCCTGTGCGTATGTTTGCCCAAGTAATATTCCGTTAGTTCAATACTATCGCCAAGAAAAAGCAGAAATACGTGAAATTGATGCAGAAGCAAAACGCGCGGCTGAGGCCAAAGCACGTTTTGAAGCGAAAAAAATACGTATGGAGCGTGAAAAACTGGAGCGTGAAGCCAGACATCAACGCGCCGCAGTTAAGCTTGATGATGAAGATCACAGTGAAGTTCAATCTGCACTTTCTCGCGTAAAAGCGAAACAATCTATTGGCAAAATTATTTCTGTTAAAGCGGGTGAAGAGCCAGATAATGCAGCCGCTATTGCTGCGCGTAAAAAACGTAAAGAGGAAGTCAGAGCAAAACAAGCTGCTAAATTAGCACAGCAAAAAGCACTAGAAGCCTCGAGCGAGAATATAGCGAGTGAAAGCAAAGATGCTGATCCGCGTAAAGCCGCCGTTGCTGCTGCATTAGCGCGTGTTAAAGCTAAAAAAGCACAGCAAGCTACTGAAACAGCTTCAACTGTAGAAACACCTGCTCAAAATGTTGAAGTGGAAAATGCCGATCCGCGTAAAGCCGCTGCCGCTATTGCCAGAGCTAAAGCTAAAAAAACACAGCAAGCTGCTGAAACAGCTTCAACTGTAGAAGCGCCTGCTCAAAATGTTGAAGTGGAAAATGTCGATCCGCGTAAAGCCGCTGTCGCTGCCGCTATTGCCAGAGCTAAAGCTAAAAAAGCACAGCAAGCTGCTGAAACAGCTTCAACTGTAGAAGCGCCTGCTCAAAATGTTGAAGTGGAAAATGTCGATCCTCGTAAAGCTGCTGTCGCTGCGGCTATTGCCAGAGTGAAAGCTAAGAAAGAAGCTCAACAAGCTCAAGCTGAAACAACGATTGATAAAGCACCGGCTCAAAATGCTGAAACGGAAGAAGTCGACCCGCGTAAAGCCGCTGTCGCTGCCGCTATTGCTAGAGTAAAAGCCAAAAAAGAAGCTCAACAAGCTCCAGCAGAAACAATTGATGAAGCCCCTACTCAAAATGTTGAAGTGGAAGAAGTCGACCCGCGTAAAGCCGCTGTCGCTGCCGCTATTGCCAGAGTGAAAGCAAAGAAAGAAGCTCAACAAGCTCAAGCTGAAACAACGATTGATAAAGCACCGGCTCAAAATGCTGAAACGGAAGAAGTCGACCCACGTAAAGCCGCTGTCGCTGCCGCTATTGCCAGAGTGAAAGCAAAGAAAGAAGCTCAACAAGCTCAAGCTGAAACAACGATTGATAAAGCACCGGCTCAAAATGCTGAAACGGAAGAAGTCGACCCGCGTAAAGCCGCTGTCGCTGCCGCTATTGCCAGAGTAAAAGCGAAAAAAGAAGCCGAACAACGTCGAGCTAAAGAAGAAGTTACCTTGGATTAA
- the rsxB gene encoding electron transport complex subunit RsxB: MNSLWIAIGVLGALGLIFGLILGYSARRFKVEEDPIVEKIDAILPQSQCGQCGHPGCRPYADAVANNGEMINRCAPGGEQVMLKIAELMGVDPQPLDGDEEALNPIRKVALIDEDNCIGCTKCIQACPVDAIVGATRAMHTVIEDLCTGCDLCVPPCPTDCITLVPVKVTTSNWKWDLNTIPVKNIPAEPEETPEDEPSLKTEDNAHV, translated from the coding sequence GCTAATTTTAGGATATTCCGCACGCCGCTTTAAAGTGGAAGAAGATCCTATTGTCGAAAAAATTGACGCAATATTACCGCAAAGCCAATGCGGACAATGTGGTCATCCTGGGTGTCGTCCTTATGCAGATGCAGTCGCAAACAATGGTGAGATGATTAACCGTTGCGCGCCAGGTGGCGAACAAGTGATGTTAAAAATAGCTGAATTGATGGGTGTTGATCCTCAACCACTTGATGGTGACGAAGAAGCATTAAATCCAATTAGAAAAGTCGCCTTAATTGATGAAGATAATTGTATAGGATGTACTAAGTGTATCCAAGCGTGCCCCGTTGATGCCATTGTGGGTGCCACACGCGCTATGCACACCGTTATTGAAGACTTATGTACTGGATGTGATTTATGTGTGCCTCCTTGCCCTACTGATTGTATAACTTTGGTTCCTGTCAAAGTCACAACCTCAAATTGGAAATGGGATTTAAATACAATCCCTGTAAAAAACATTCCCGCAGAGCCAGAAGAAACACCTGAAGATGAACCGTCATTAAAGACGGAGGATAACGCTCATGTTTAA